The Silene latifolia isolate original U9 population chromosome X, ASM4854445v1, whole genome shotgun sequence genome contains the following window.
ATAGTTGGTGCCCCAATGAATTACCAATGCTTAAGAATGGTAATATTGGTGCTGCTAAACTTTCTCTCAATAAAAATGGTTTTGCTCTTCCTCGTTATTCCGATTCTTCCAAGGTTGCTTATGTTCTTCAAGGTATCTTCTTTTCTTCACTCTATCGTATCTTTGTTGTTTTTTCCGTCTCAGTCTTTTGTTTACCTTTTGTATtcatttttttttggtacaaaacaTTTGCATTCGTTGTGAGGGTTAGTTATATGTTCCTTAGTTATACTGTAATTGCATTTTTTATCTCTGTAACAAAAGAGGGATAATGCTTTGGATTTGTTTTCTTTTAATGCTTCATAGTTTCAAGATTAATTCTTTTGTAGTTGTGTTATATTTGTTGATCACTGATTGATATATAGATTCTTGtgttaagacggttttacataagAAGTTTGTAAAACGGATCATTTTTGTAACTAGCTTTTCGGGTGTGTTGAAAAAACGAGAGATTTTTTTGGTGGCATCTTGGCATTGATCAACTTTATGAATTGTTGTTAGTTTAATAATCTTTGATTTTAGTCTTTTAGATCGTTTGTTTCATGCAATTCTACTTTGTTTCCTTGATTGATCATGGAATTATTGTGCTTTCATCTTGTAAAGAAATCGCATTGACTTCAAAGAATGAAAAGGGCCCCGAATTGGTGTACCTCCCTTAATCTATTATTAAGGGTGAGATTATGCCAATCTATTATTAAGGGTGAGATTATGCCagacttttattatttttatattgctTAGACCTACCTCAGATTCTATCAGTCAGTCTAGTCAGTCTATCGGTAGACTTAGCTCAGATTCTACTTTTCCATTTCACTCCATTTTTtttacaaatttaaaaaaaaaacaaaaagaaatgacACATGTGATCTACTCATTGGATAATTTCCTTTAAAAGTGGGGTCAAGACTCACCTAAAGTCTTAaatcaagactcaacttaaaaACTTGCCAAAGTGTCTCAAGGctaccaataatcttaccttTAAGGCCTAAACATGTAAATTGACTCAAATCGCTTTGTTTGGAATTCGGAAACGACTTTGTCATAAACTGTGTACATAATATGGATGTAGTATGCCTTAATGGTTAATAATGTGATATTAAAGTTTTGATTTTGGATTCCTTTAGGACAAGGAGTAGCCGGGATTGTCCTTCCCGAGAAAGAGGAGAAGGTGATTGAGATCAAGGAGGGAGATACAATTGCTCTTCCATTCGGTGTTGTTACCTGGTGGTACAACAAGGTAGACACCGAATTAACTGTTCTCTTCTTGGGTGACACCTCTAAGGGACACAAAGCCGGCCAATTTACTGACTTTTTCCTTACCGGCACTAATGGAATATTTAATGGGTTCTCGACTGAGTTTGTGAGCCGAGCATGGGACTTGCCAGAAGATGTAGTCCAGAACTTGGTTAGCAAGCAATCAGGAAACGGCATTGTCCAGCTATCTGCGTCTCACAAAATGCCTGAGCCTAAGAAGGAGCACCGTGAGGGTATGGCATTGAATTGTTTGGAAGCGCCATTGGATGTTGATATCAAGAATGGTGGAAGAGTGGTGGTGTTGAACACTAAGAACTTGCCTTTGGTCGGGGAGGTTGGTCTAGGAGCTGATCTTGTTAGGATTGATGGAAAGTCGATGTGCTCTCCCGGGTTTTCTTGTGATTCTGCCCTTCAAGTTACTTACATTCTAAGGGGAAGTGGACGTGTCCAAGTCGTTGGGGTCGATGGCAAAAGGGTCTTGGAAACGACTCTAAAGGCGGGAGATTTGTTCATTGTGCCAAGGTTCTTTGTTGTTTCGAAGATTGCTGACAATGATGGCATGCACTGGTTCTCCATCATTTCTACCCCTGAGTAAGGATTCTCGCATATTAGTTTCGCTTCAAAGCGACTCATTATAATTCTGATTTATGTATGACTGATTAATATATGCTTGTTTGATGTTATGGCAGCCCGGTGTTCACACACTTGGCAGGGAGGACTTCAGTGTGGAAGGCGTTGTCGTCAGAGGTGCTGGAGGCAGCTTTCAATGTGCCTACAGATGTGGAGAAGCAGTTTCGATCAAAGAGGACTTCTGATGCCATCTTCTTCCCTCCAAATTAGAGAGACTGAAAATAATATTAGAAACTATTATCTAGGATTTAGCAGTCTTATGGTACTGCAATTAgctaataaataaataatgtgTGCATTCTAAACCAGCATTCATCTGCTGGTTTCTTTAGTTTATACATGGATTCTTAAGTGTTACGGAGAAGTTTAATAACTTCGTGTTAGTATATAATAAAGAGTTTTTATCAATATGATTCTTGCCTTCACAGTTTTATTCGTTTGCTTATTTATGAATCATAATCTTCTTTCCACAATTTCGTGACA
Protein-coding sequences here:
- the LOC141622983 gene encoding glutelin type-D 1-like; this translates as MELDLTPKVAKKVYGGEGGSYYSWCPNELPMLKNGNIGAAKLSLNKNGFALPRYSDSSKVAYVLQGQGVAGIVLPEKEEKVIEIKEGDTIALPFGVVTWWYNKVDTELTVLFLGDTSKGHKAGQFTDFFLTGTNGIFNGFSTEFVSRAWDLPEDVVQNLVSKQSGNGIVQLSASHKMPEPKKEHREGMALNCLEAPLDVDIKNGGRVVVLNTKNLPLVGEVGLGADLVRIDGKSMCSPGFSCDSALQVTYILRGSGRVQVVGVDGKRVLETTLKAGDLFIVPRFFVVSKIADNDGMHWFSIISTPDPVFTHLAGRTSVWKALSSEVLEAAFNVPTDVEKQFRSKRTSDAIFFPPN